Proteins encoded in a region of the Candidatus Methylomirabilis sp. genome:
- a CDS encoding carboxypeptidase-like regulatory domain-containing protein: MLRTGWHMLRFTGAGILLTVTLAFIGPISADAGLVSGRVNDTKGKFQAGGTFRVKDSTGKMVNDHVKTDERGGYSIFLPPGVYTVEFSDGRNAVIQSHPEPLQQNIYLK, translated from the coding sequence CGGGGTGGCACATGCTCAGGTTCACCGGCGCCGGCATCTTGCTCACGGTGACCTTGGCCTTCATTGGACCGATCTCTGCCGATGCCGGTTTAGTGTCCGGACGCGTCAACGATACGAAGGGGAAATTTCAAGCGGGGGGGACTTTCCGTGTGAAAGATTCCACAGGCAAAATGGTCAACGACCACGTGAAGACAGATGAGCGCGGGGGGTACAGTATTTTCCTGCCCCCTGGCGTTTATACGGTAGAATTTAGCGATGGCAGGAACGCAGTAATCCAGAGCCATCCAGAACCTCTTCAGCAGAACATCTACCTGAAGTAA